The following coding sequences are from one Streptomyces angustmyceticus window:
- a CDS encoding DoxX family protein, with protein MKPLKAHTEPRTEAQARPGTLRAPPYGADLGLLLLRLTVGLILAGHGAQKLFGIFGGHGLAATGKGFAALGYRPGEFFAGLAGVSEFLGGLGLALGLLTPLAAAALIGVMINAMVVSAPKGLWEMTGGIEYPLTIAVVALAVAATGPGRFALDRPFRWGHGGLGSAAFALVVGGVGAAVVLAL; from the coding sequence ATGAAACCGCTCAAAGCGCACACCGAGCCGCGGACGGAGGCCCAGGCCCGGCCCGGCACCCTCCGCGCACCCCCGTACGGCGCCGACCTGGGCCTGCTCCTCCTGCGCCTGACCGTGGGACTGATCCTCGCCGGCCACGGCGCCCAGAAGCTCTTCGGGATCTTCGGCGGCCACGGCCTCGCCGCCACCGGCAAGGGCTTCGCCGCCCTCGGCTACCGCCCCGGCGAGTTCTTCGCCGGCCTCGCCGGAGTCTCGGAATTCCTCGGCGGCCTCGGCCTCGCCCTGGGACTGCTCACGCCCCTCGCGGCCGCCGCGCTCATCGGCGTGATGATCAACGCCATGGTCGTCTCGGCGCCCAAGGGGCTCTGGGAGATGACCGGCGGTATCGAATATCCCCTGACCATCGCCGTCGTCGCGCTGGCCGTCGCGGCCACCGGACCCGGCCGCTTCGCCCTCGACCGCCCCTTCCGCTGGGGGCACGGAGGACTGGGCAGCGCGGCCTTCGCGCTGGTGGTGGGGGGTGTCGGCGCCGCCGTCGTGCTGGCCCTGTGA
- the miaA gene encoding tRNA (adenosine(37)-N6)-dimethylallyltransferase MiaA, translating into MKTAVPAPRVIAVVGPTAAGKSDLGVALAQHVGGEVINADSMQLYRGMDIGTAKLTPEERQGVPHRLLDIWDVTRAASVAEYQRLARAEIDRLLAEGRTPVLVGGSGLYVRGAIDALDFPGTDPEVRARLEAELAEQGSGPLHARLAAADPEAGRAILASNGRRIVRALEVIEITGRPFTANLPGHEAFYDTLQIGVDVARPELDERIALRVDRMWETGLVDEVRRLEGEGLREGRTASRALGYQQVLAQLAGECTEQEARDETVRATKRFARRQDSWFRRDPRVHWLSGAAEHRAELPARALALLERPVTA; encoded by the coding sequence GTGAAAACCGCCGTTCCCGCTCCGCGGGTCATCGCCGTCGTCGGCCCCACCGCGGCCGGAAAGTCCGATCTGGGCGTCGCACTCGCACAGCACGTGGGGGGCGAGGTCATCAACGCCGACTCCATGCAGCTCTACCGCGGCATGGACATCGGCACCGCCAAGCTCACGCCCGAGGAGCGGCAGGGCGTCCCGCACCGCCTCCTGGACATCTGGGACGTGACCCGCGCCGCCAGCGTCGCCGAGTACCAGCGGCTGGCCCGCGCCGAGATCGACCGGCTGCTCGCCGAGGGCCGCACCCCGGTCCTCGTCGGCGGCTCCGGCCTGTACGTACGCGGCGCGATCGACGCCCTCGACTTCCCCGGCACCGACCCGGAGGTGCGCGCCCGCCTGGAGGCCGAACTCGCCGAACAGGGCAGCGGCCCCCTCCACGCCCGGCTGGCCGCCGCCGACCCCGAGGCCGGCCGCGCGATCCTGGCGAGCAACGGCCGCCGCATCGTGCGCGCCCTGGAGGTCATCGAGATCACCGGCCGCCCCTTCACCGCCAACCTCCCCGGCCACGAAGCGTTCTACGACACCCTGCAGATCGGCGTCGACGTCGCGCGCCCCGAACTCGACGAGCGGATCGCCCTGCGCGTCGACCGCATGTGGGAGACGGGCCTGGTCGACGAGGTGCGCCGGCTGGAGGGCGAGGGGCTGCGCGAGGGCCGCACGGCCTCCCGGGCGCTCGGCTACCAGCAGGTGCTGGCCCAGCTCGCGGGGGAGTGCACCGAGCAGGAAGCGCGCGACGAGACGGTGCGTGCCACCAAGCGCTTCGCGCGCCGCCAGGACTCGTGGTTCCGCCGGGACCCGCGGGTCCACTGGCTCAGCGGCGCCGCCGAGCACCGGGCGGAACTCCCCGCCCGGGCGCTGGCCCTGCTCGAACGACCGGTCACAGCCTGA
- a CDS encoding RelA/SpoT family protein produces the protein MSAEATNPGNPGAAGRRRGRRRLELRGLRRIGRAALLGPAPRDGLPHALEHVAKVHRGHHPDADLDTLTRAYLLAESSHRGQLRKSGEPYITHPLAVTLILAELGAETTTLTASLLHDTVEDTEVTLDQVRELFGAEVCYLVDGVTKLEKVDYGAAAEPETFRKMLVATGNDVRVMSIKLADRLHNMRTLGVMRPEKQARIAKVTRDVLIPLAERLGVQALKAELEDLVFAILHPEEYATTRSLVMEYADRPDPLTELARRVRAVLAEAGIDAEVLLRPRHFVSVHRVRLARGELTGADLGRLLVLVGEDADCYAVLGELHTCFTPVVSEFKDFIAAPKFNLYQSLHTAITGPSGEIAETLIRTHQMHRVAEAGVIALGNPYAPTDGTDAPEGERADPTRPGWLSRLLEWQRTTPDPDTFWTSLRDDLAQDREITVFCADAPSDGSSPVAGGAIGLPAGASCVDAAYERHGEAAHCCIGARVNGRLATLATVLRDGDSLQLLMAPDSAAGPSPEWLDHVRTPAARLAIARWLAGPQEPGARPVSAGEGPAAAPPADRPAADDDRPGADPVAASVLVVADLPGAAVRLAGCCTPVPPDTVTGFAVRGGTVTVHRALCPAVARMAATGRQPVGVRWRGADQGGHGCRVTLLAEAFSRPHLLADLTEAIASQGAAVVSAAVEPPHEQRVRHTYTLHLPNAAGLPSLMRAMRQVPGVFDVLRAGRARQAAALRP, from the coding sequence ATGAGCGCAGAGGCCACTAACCCTGGTAACCCTGGAGCAGCGGGCCGCAGGCGCGGCCGCCGCCGGCTGGAGCTCAGAGGGCTGCGCCGGATCGGCCGGGCCGCCCTGCTCGGCCCCGCCCCGCGCGACGGCCTCCCGCACGCCCTGGAACACGTCGCCAAGGTGCACCGCGGCCACCACCCGGACGCCGACCTGGACACCCTCACCAGGGCCTACCTCCTCGCCGAGTCCTCGCACCGCGGCCAACTCCGCAAGAGCGGCGAGCCGTACATCACCCACCCGCTCGCGGTGACCCTCATCCTCGCCGAACTCGGCGCGGAGACCACGACCTTGACCGCCTCACTGCTCCACGACACCGTCGAGGACACCGAAGTGACGCTGGATCAGGTGCGGGAACTGTTCGGCGCCGAGGTCTGCTACCTGGTCGACGGCGTCACCAAACTGGAGAAGGTCGACTACGGCGCGGCGGCCGAGCCCGAGACCTTCCGCAAGATGCTGGTGGCGACCGGCAACGACGTCCGGGTGATGTCCATCAAGCTCGCCGACCGGCTGCACAACATGCGCACCCTCGGGGTGATGCGCCCCGAGAAGCAGGCCCGGATCGCCAAGGTGACCCGCGACGTGCTGATCCCGCTCGCCGAACGCCTTGGCGTCCAGGCCCTCAAGGCCGAGCTGGAGGATCTCGTCTTCGCCATCCTGCACCCCGAGGAGTACGCCACCACCCGGTCCCTGGTCATGGAGTACGCCGACCGGCCCGACCCGCTGACCGAGCTCGCCCGGCGGGTGCGCGCGGTCCTGGCCGAGGCGGGCATCGACGCCGAAGTCCTGCTCCGCCCCCGGCACTTCGTCTCCGTGCACCGGGTGCGCCTCGCCCGCGGCGAGCTGACCGGCGCCGACCTCGGGCGGCTGCTGGTGCTGGTGGGGGAGGACGCCGACTGCTACGCCGTCCTCGGCGAACTCCACACCTGCTTCACCCCGGTCGTCTCCGAGTTCAAGGACTTCATCGCGGCCCCCAAGTTCAACCTCTACCAGTCGCTGCACACAGCGATCACCGGCCCGTCCGGGGAGATCGCCGAGACGCTGATCCGCACCCACCAGATGCACCGGGTCGCCGAGGCCGGGGTGATCGCGCTGGGCAACCCCTACGCCCCCACGGACGGCACGGACGCCCCCGAGGGCGAGCGGGCCGACCCGACCCGCCCCGGATGGCTCTCCCGGCTGCTGGAGTGGCAGCGCACCACTCCCGACCCGGACACGTTCTGGACCTCGCTGCGCGACGACCTCGCCCAGGACCGGGAGATCACCGTCTTCTGCGCCGACGCCCCCTCGGACGGCTCGTCCCCCGTCGCGGGCGGCGCCATCGGTCTGCCCGCCGGGGCGAGTTGCGTGGACGCCGCCTACGAACGGCACGGCGAGGCCGCGCACTGCTGTATCGGCGCCCGCGTCAACGGCCGGCTCGCCACGCTCGCCACCGTCCTGCGCGACGGCGACAGCCTGCAGCTGCTGATGGCCCCCGACTCCGCGGCCGGCCCCTCGCCCGAGTGGCTCGACCACGTCCGTACCCCCGCCGCCCGGCTCGCCATCGCCCGCTGGCTGGCCGGACCGCAGGAGCCCGGCGCCCGCCCGGTGAGCGCCGGTGAGGGGCCCGCCGCGGCGCCTCCCGCCGACCGCCCGGCCGCGGACGACGACCGGCCCGGGGCGGACCCGGTCGCGGCCTCGGTGCTCGTGGTGGCGGACCTGCCCGGCGCCGCGGTCCGGCTGGCCGGCTGCTGCACCCCGGTGCCGCCGGACACCGTCACCGGATTCGCCGTACGGGGCGGCACGGTCACCGTCCACCGCGCCCTGTGCCCCGCCGTGGCGCGCATGGCGGCCACCGGCCGGCAACCGGTCGGGGTGCGCTGGCGCGGCGCCGACCAGGGGGGCCACGGCTGCCGGGTCACCCTCCTGGCAGAGGCGTTCAGCCGGCCGCACCTCCTGGCCGACCTCACCGAGGCCATCGCCTCCCAGGGCGCCGCCGTGGTGTCCGCCGCCGTCGAACCCCCGCACGAACAGCGGGTCCGCCACACCTACACCCTGCACCTGCCGAACGCCGCCGGGCTGCCGTCCCTGATGCGGGCCATGCGTCAAGTACCCGGCGTCTTCGATGTGTTGCGCGCCGGACGCGCCCGGCAGGCCGCGGCGCTGCGGCCCTAG
- a CDS encoding class III extradiol dioxygenase subunit B-like domain-containing protein: MLVAAAVCPCPPLLVPEVAAGAAPELDALRAACLDAIGVLAAARPDRLVVVGPADEAGRGAHPQGAAGSFRGFGVDLEVRLGAAKTAPERELPPSLAVGAWLLSRTDWADAPVEALGVAESLPRDRAAATGRDLAASAPRVALLVMGDGSACRTVKAPGYFDERAEPFDAAAARALGAADTAALAALDEERAAALLASGRACWQVLAGAGEDAGLSGRLLREEAPYGVGYFVAAWS, from the coding sequence ATGCTCGTAGCCGCCGCTGTCTGCCCCTGCCCGCCGCTCCTCGTCCCGGAGGTGGCCGCCGGTGCGGCTCCCGAACTCGACGCGCTGCGTGCCGCCTGCCTGGACGCGATCGGTGTGCTCGCCGCGGCCCGTCCCGACCGGCTGGTCGTCGTCGGCCCGGCCGACGAGGCCGGCCGGGGCGCGCACCCGCAGGGCGCCGCCGGGTCCTTCCGCGGTTTCGGGGTGGACCTGGAGGTGCGGCTGGGCGCCGCGAAGACCGCGCCGGAGCGGGAACTCCCGCCGTCGCTGGCGGTCGGCGCCTGGCTGCTGTCGCGTACCGACTGGGCCGACGCACCCGTGGAGGCGCTGGGAGTGGCCGAGTCGCTGCCCCGCGACCGCGCGGCGGCGACGGGCCGGGACCTCGCGGCGTCGGCGCCCCGGGTGGCGCTGCTGGTGATGGGCGACGGAAGCGCCTGCCGGACGGTGAAGGCGCCCGGCTACTTCGACGAGCGGGCCGAGCCCTTCGACGCCGCCGCGGCCCGCGCCCTGGGCGCCGCCGACACCGCGGCGCTGGCCGCGCTGGACGAGGAGCGGGCCGCCGCCCTCCTGGCGTCCGGACGGGCCTGCTGGCAGGTGCTCGCGGGCGCGGGCGAGGACGCGGGCCTGAGCGGGCGGCTGCTGCGCGAGGAGGCCCCGTACGGCGTGGGCTACTTCGTGGCCGCCTGGTCGTAG
- a CDS encoding sensor histidine kinase has translation MRTRLLPLLIVLMAGVLLALGIPLGVITAGVEQQRVVIDRIDDAARFASLAQFVTARPVTEADKTPEEDERRATLRTELARYYDLYGIRAGVFYRDRTPMAAAPAGMPVPQDGEGAQAFREALAGRRSHDPHQIWPWDDTGRIPVASPVIRDGDVVAVVMTDSPTAQMRFRVLRSWLLIAAGECAAMLVAVAAAFRLTGWVLRPVRVLDAASHDIATGRMNARVAATAGPPELRRLARSFNEMADNVEDVLEQQRAFVADASHQLRNPLSALLLRIELLALELPDGNEEIASVRTEGKRLARVLDDLLDLALAEHTAADLQLTDVAALAAERVDSWRPLADDKGVLLTYEGQRAVTGWADPIALSSALDAVVDNALKFTPEGRPVTVEVAPNGERVHVTVADRGPGLTDDELARIGDRFWRSGRHQNVSGSGLGLSITRALLTAGGATIAYAPHPPHGLKVTVTVPRTGP, from the coding sequence GTGCGCACCCGACTCCTGCCGCTGCTCATCGTCCTGATGGCCGGTGTGCTGCTCGCGCTGGGCATCCCGCTGGGCGTCATCACGGCCGGTGTGGAGCAGCAGCGGGTGGTCATCGACCGGATCGACGACGCCGCCCGGTTCGCCTCCCTCGCCCAGTTCGTCACCGCCCGGCCGGTCACGGAGGCCGACAAGACGCCGGAGGAGGACGAGCGGCGCGCCACGCTCCGTACCGAACTCGCGCGCTACTACGACCTCTACGGCATACGTGCCGGTGTCTTCTACCGCGACCGCACCCCGATGGCCGCCGCCCCGGCCGGTATGCCGGTACCGCAGGACGGCGAGGGGGCCCAGGCGTTCCGCGAGGCGCTGGCCGGCCGGCGCAGCCACGACCCGCACCAGATCTGGCCCTGGGACGACACCGGCCGCATACCGGTCGCCTCCCCGGTGATCCGCGACGGTGACGTGGTCGCCGTCGTCATGACCGATTCGCCCACCGCGCAGATGCGCTTCCGCGTCCTGCGCAGCTGGCTGCTGATCGCGGCCGGGGAGTGCGCGGCCATGCTCGTCGCCGTCGCCGCGGCCTTCCGCCTCACCGGCTGGGTGCTGCGGCCGGTACGGGTCCTGGACGCGGCCAGCCACGACATCGCCACCGGCCGGATGAACGCCCGTGTGGCGGCCACCGCGGGCCCGCCCGAACTGCGCAGGCTGGCCCGCTCGTTCAACGAGATGGCCGACAACGTCGAGGACGTCCTGGAGCAGCAGCGCGCCTTCGTCGCCGACGCCTCCCACCAGCTCCGCAACCCGCTGTCCGCGCTGCTGCTGCGCATCGAGCTGCTGGCCCTCGAACTCCCCGACGGCAACGAGGAGATCGCGTCGGTCCGCACCGAGGGCAAGCGGCTGGCCCGCGTGCTGGACGACCTGCTCGACCTCGCGCTCGCCGAGCACACCGCCGCCGACCTCCAGCTCACCGATGTCGCGGCGCTGGCCGCCGAACGCGTCGACTCCTGGCGCCCGCTGGCCGACGACAAGGGCGTCCTCCTCACCTACGAGGGGCAGCGCGCCGTCACCGGCTGGGCCGACCCGATCGCGTTGTCCAGCGCGCTGGACGCCGTCGTCGACAACGCCCTGAAGTTCACCCCGGAGGGCCGGCCGGTCACCGTGGAGGTCGCGCCGAACGGCGAGCGCGTCCATGTCACCGTCGCCGACCGCGGTCCCGGCCTGACCGACGACGAGCTCGCGCGGATCGGCGACCGCTTCTGGCGCAGCGGCCGCCACCAGAACGTGTCCGGCTCCGGGCTCGGCCTGTCGATCACCCGCGCCCTGCTCACCGCGGGCGGCGCCACCATCGCCTACGCCCCGCACCCGCCGCACGGGCTGAAGGTCACGGTCACCGTGCCGCGCACCGGGCCGTGA
- the dapF gene encoding diaminopimelate epimerase yields the protein MTSTQRLAFLKGHGTENDFVIVPDPDGRLDLSATAVARICDRRAGVGGDGLLRVVRSAAHPEASAQADEAEWFMDYRNGDGSIAEMCGNGVRVFARYLLHAGLVEAGDLAIATRAGLRRVHVAKTGDVTVSMGRAALSEDGVVVTLDGRSWPARNVNMGNPHAVVFVEDLAHAGELRAVPPFSPASVYPDGVNIEFVADRGPRHVAMRVHERGSGETRSCGTGACAVAVATARRDGAAPARTGEAVTYQVDVLGGSLSITELPDGTVEMTGPAEIVAEGTFDPAWLTAALA from the coding sequence GTGACCAGCACGCAGCGCCTCGCCTTCCTCAAGGGCCACGGCACCGAGAACGACTTCGTGATCGTCCCCGACCCGGACGGCCGCCTCGACCTGTCCGCGACCGCCGTCGCCAGGATCTGCGACCGGCGGGCCGGAGTCGGCGGCGACGGCCTGCTGCGCGTCGTGCGGTCCGCCGCGCACCCCGAGGCCAGTGCCCAGGCCGACGAGGCCGAGTGGTTCATGGACTACCGCAACGGCGACGGCTCGATCGCCGAGATGTGCGGCAACGGCGTCCGCGTCTTCGCGCGCTACCTGCTGCACGCCGGCCTGGTCGAGGCCGGTGACCTCGCCATCGCCACCCGCGCCGGCCTGCGCCGTGTGCACGTCGCCAAGACCGGCGACGTCACGGTCTCGATGGGCCGCGCCGCGCTCAGCGAGGACGGCGTCGTCGTCACCCTCGACGGCCGCAGCTGGCCGGCCCGGAACGTGAACATGGGCAATCCGCACGCCGTCGTCTTCGTCGAGGACCTCGCCCACGCCGGCGAACTGCGGGCCGTACCGCCGTTCAGCCCCGCGTCGGTTTATCCCGACGGCGTGAACATCGAGTTCGTCGCCGACCGCGGCCCGCGCCATGTGGCGATGCGGGTGCACGAGCGCGGTTCGGGCGAGACCCGCTCCTGCGGCACCGGCGCCTGCGCGGTCGCCGTCGCCACCGCACGCAGGGACGGCGCGGCCCCCGCACGGACCGGCGAAGCCGTCACCTACCAGGTCGACGTGCTGGGTGGCAGCCTCTCGATCACCGAGCTGCCCGACGGCACCGTCGAGATGACCGGCCCGGCCGAGATCGTCGCCGAGGGCACCTTCGACCCCGCCTGGCTGACCGCCGCGCTCGCCTGA
- the miaB gene encoding tRNA (N6-isopentenyl adenosine(37)-C2)-methylthiotransferase MiaB: MTSSDRSQAVGVNKSYEIRTYGCQMNVHDSERLSGLLEEAGYVPAPKDGEGADVIVFNTCAVRENADNRLYGNLGQLAPKKAARPGMQIAVGGCLAQKDRDTIVRKAPWVDVVFGTHNIGKLPVLLERARVQEEAQVEIAESLEAFPSTLPTRRESAYAAWVSISVGCNNTCTFCIVPALRGKEKDRRTGDILAEIEALVAEGVSEITLLGQNVNAYGSDIGDREAFSKLLRACGRIEGLERVRFTSPHPRDFTDDVIAAMAETPNVMPQLHMPLQSGSDTVLKAMRRSYRQERFLGIIEKVRAAMPDAAISTDIIVGFPGETEEDFEQTLHTVRESRFAQAFTFQYSKRPGTPAADMEGQIPKAVVQERYERLVALQEEISWEENKKQVGRTLDVMVAEGEGRKDEATHRLSGRAPDNRLVHFTRPEEPVRPGDMVTVEITYAAPHHLLAEGPAKAVRRTRAGDAWEKRNAAPAEKPQGVLLGLPTIGAPAPSPAPAAGCGCD, translated from the coding sequence ATGACCAGCAGCGACCGGAGCCAGGCAGTGGGCGTGAACAAGAGTTACGAGATCCGCACCTACGGGTGCCAGATGAACGTCCACGACTCCGAGCGGCTGTCGGGCCTGCTGGAAGAGGCCGGATACGTCCCCGCGCCCAAGGACGGCGAGGGCGCCGACGTCATCGTCTTCAACACCTGCGCGGTGCGGGAGAACGCCGACAACCGGCTCTACGGCAACCTCGGCCAGCTCGCCCCGAAGAAGGCCGCGCGGCCCGGCATGCAGATCGCCGTCGGCGGCTGCCTGGCCCAGAAGGACCGCGACACCATCGTCAGGAAGGCCCCCTGGGTCGACGTGGTCTTCGGCACGCACAACATCGGCAAGCTGCCGGTGCTGCTGGAGCGCGCCCGCGTCCAGGAGGAGGCGCAGGTCGAGATCGCCGAGTCGCTGGAGGCGTTCCCCTCGACCCTGCCCACCCGGCGCGAGAGCGCGTACGCCGCCTGGGTCTCGATCTCGGTGGGCTGCAACAACACCTGTACGTTCTGCATCGTCCCCGCGCTGCGCGGCAAGGAGAAGGACCGCAGGACCGGCGACATCCTCGCCGAGATCGAGGCGCTGGTCGCCGAGGGCGTCAGCGAGATCACCCTGCTCGGCCAGAACGTCAACGCCTACGGCTCCGACATCGGCGACCGCGAGGCGTTCTCGAAGCTGCTGCGCGCCTGCGGGCGGATCGAGGGCCTGGAGCGGGTCCGCTTCACCTCCCCGCACCCCCGCGACTTCACCGACGACGTCATCGCCGCCATGGCCGAGACGCCCAACGTCATGCCGCAGCTCCACATGCCGCTGCAGTCCGGCTCGGACACCGTGCTCAAGGCGATGCGCCGCTCGTACCGCCAGGAGCGCTTCCTCGGCATCATCGAGAAGGTGCGCGCCGCCATGCCGGACGCCGCCATCTCCACGGACATCATCGTCGGCTTCCCCGGCGAGACCGAGGAGGACTTCGAGCAGACCCTGCACACCGTCCGCGAGTCCCGCTTCGCCCAGGCGTTCACCTTCCAGTACTCCAAGCGCCCCGGTACCCCGGCGGCCGACATGGAGGGGCAGATCCCCAAGGCCGTCGTCCAGGAGCGCTACGAGCGGCTGGTCGCCCTCCAGGAGGAGATCTCCTGGGAGGAGAACAAGAAGCAGGTCGGCCGCACCCTCGACGTGATGGTCGCCGAGGGCGAGGGCCGCAAGGACGAGGCGACCCACCGCCTGTCCGGGCGGGCCCCCGACAACCGCCTGGTGCACTTCACGCGCCCCGAGGAGCCGGTCCGCCCCGGCGACATGGTGACCGTCGAGATCACCTACGCCGCTCCGCACCACCTCCTGGCGGAGGGCCCGGCCAAGGCGGTCCGCCGCACCCGCGCCGGCGACGCCTGGGAGAAGCGGAACGCCGCCCCGGCCGAGAAGCCCCAGGGCGTGCTGCTGGGCCTGCCCACCATCGGTGCCCCGGCGCCGAGCCCGGCGCCCGCCGCCGGCTGCGGCTGCGACTGA
- a CDS encoding cold-shock protein produces MASGTVKWFNSEKGFGFIEQDGGGPDVFAHYSNIAAQGFRELLEGQKVTFDVTQGPKGPQAENIVAA; encoded by the coding sequence ATGGCTTCCGGCACCGTCAAGTGGTTCAACTCGGAAAAGGGCTTCGGCTTCATCGAGCAGGACGGCGGCGGCCCCGATGTCTTCGCCCACTACTCGAACATCGCCGCGCAGGGCTTCCGTGAGCTCCTCGAGGGCCAGAAGGTCACCTTCGACGTGACCCAGGGCCCCAAGGGCCCGCAGGCGGAGAACATCGTCGCCGCCTGA
- a CDS encoding TAXI family TRAP transporter solute-binding subunit, with protein sequence MVTALSRTGRRAFQAALAALVVLGLALWWLLAMNADPTPRGRLTLATGVPTGVYARYGELLKQDLAHDLPDVDLRLARSEGSIDNMRQLVSGRAQFAIATADAVATYQIRGEAGADRLRACARLYDDYVQLVVPKKSAVRSTKDLRGLRVGVGTDDSGVQLITRRLLEAAGLDFNEDIEPVRVGIDRMPKLLEQHKLDAFFWSGGLPTMAVQRLAQRFPVRLVQLGDLSPALHRQGERTRYYRAAVMPADAYPAAQDGQAVKTIAVANLLVTTDREDAVMTQGITRTVIDSRDWIGRQVHAAQKVDLRTAVFTDPLALHEGARRYYLSQKP encoded by the coding sequence ATGGTCACAGCACTCTCCCGCACCGGCCGCCGGGCCTTCCAGGCGGCGCTCGCGGCCCTGGTCGTCCTCGGGCTGGCGCTGTGGTGGCTGCTGGCGATGAACGCCGACCCCACGCCCCGCGGCCGGCTGACCCTGGCGACGGGCGTGCCGACCGGGGTGTACGCACGCTACGGGGAGCTGCTCAAGCAGGATCTGGCCCACGACCTGCCGGATGTCGATCTGCGGCTGGCCCGCAGCGAGGGCTCCATCGACAACATGCGGCAACTGGTCTCCGGGCGCGCCCAGTTCGCCATCGCGACGGCGGACGCGGTCGCCACGTACCAGATCAGGGGCGAGGCCGGCGCGGACCGGCTGCGGGCCTGCGCGCGGCTGTACGACGACTACGTCCAGCTGGTGGTGCCGAAGAAGTCCGCGGTGCGCTCGACGAAGGACCTGCGGGGGCTGCGGGTGGGCGTGGGAACCGACGACTCCGGGGTCCAGCTGATCACCCGGCGGCTGCTGGAGGCGGCCGGGCTGGACTTCAACGAGGACATCGAGCCGGTGCGGGTCGGAATCGACCGGATGCCGAAGCTCCTGGAGCAGCACAAGCTGGACGCCTTCTTCTGGTCCGGCGGGCTGCCGACGATGGCCGTGCAGCGGCTGGCGCAGCGTTTCCCGGTACGGCTGGTCCAGCTCGGGGACCTGAGTCCGGCGCTGCACCGGCAGGGCGAGCGCACCCGCTACTACCGGGCGGCGGTGATGCCCGCCGACGCCTACCCCGCGGCCCAGGACGGGCAGGCGGTGAAGACGATCGCGGTGGCGAATCTGCTGGTCACGACGGACCGCGAGGACGCGGTGATGACCCAGGGCATCACCCGTACGGTCATCGACAGCCGGGACTGGATAGGGCGGCAGGTGCATGCCGCGCAGAAGGTGGATCTGCGGACGGCGGTGTTCACCGACCCGCTGGCGCTCCACGAGGGCGCCCGGCGGTACTACCTGTCCCAGAAACCGTGA